The sequence CGTCGATCGCGTTGTCGAAGAGCCGGAGCACGTACGCGGTGAGCGGCGCGATGGCCATCGCGCCGAGGAACATCGGGACGTCGGCGCCGACCACGACACCGAACGTGGCGACCGCACCGACCACCGCGCCCCGCTGACCGTGCACCATCCGGCCGCCGGTGTAACCGATCAGGATCGGCAGCAGGTACTTGATCATCGGGTCGACGAGCTTGGCCAGGTCGTCGTTCGGTATCCAGCCGACCGGGATGAACATGGCGGTGATCAGGCCCCAGGCGATGATCGCGCCGATGTTCGGCATCACCATGCCGGCCAGATGGCCGCCGAGTTTCTGCACTCGGGCCCGGAACCCGGTTCCGGTGACCTCGGGGGTGTACGAAGAGGCCATGAGGGATCTCCATTCATTGACTGGGGTCGTGCCGGTCCCCCGCTGAGAACGTGAACTTCATACCGCTTGAGAAGCGAATTTCGTTTTTGTTACGGGTACAGCTCAGCTGCGGCCGGGCGGCCGCCGGTCATCGATGTCCGGAGTACGACGTACGGGTACGCCCGGTGGACGAGTGGAGTTGCTGTTCGCGCGGTCCGGCGCGGGCGCCCCGGTCCGCGAGTCTTGCGTCGCGCTCGCCGACGGTCCTCAGTCGCGGCCGAGGGGGCGGGACGGGTCCGGGTCGCTGTCGATGCGGATGGTCGTCCGGTCGAGGTCCTGCGGGCGTGGCATCCGGCTGCCCGGGAGGCTGACCGCGGCCGCGCCCCACGCCAGGCCCTCGATCAGCGCCGCCTCGCCGCGCGCCCCGGCCGCGAGGAAGCCGGCCAGCATCGCGTCGCCCGCGCCGACCGTGCTGCGCGGCACGCTGACCGGCGACTTCCCGGTCAGCACACCGGACTGCTCGACCAGCACCGCGCCGTCGGCGCCCAGGCTGGCCAGCACCGTGCCGGCGCCGGCCTTGCGCAGCCGCTCGCAGGCGTCCAGCACGTCACCGAGCGTGGTCAGCTCCGCGCCGGCCGCCTCGGCCAGCTCCTCCCGGTTCGGCTTGACCAGCGTCGCTCCCGCGTTGACGCCGGCGAGCAGCGCCGGGCCGCTGGAGTCGACGGCGAGGCGGGCGCCGGCCGCGACCAGCCGCTCGCAGAGCGCGGCGAAGGCGGCCACCGACGGGCCGGGCGGCAGGCTGCCGCAGATGACCACCCATTCGCTCCCCTGGGCGGCGGCCAACACGGCGTCGCTCACCTGGGCGAACTCGTCGGTGGAGAGCACCGGGCCGGCTTCGTTGATTTTGGTGACCGTGCCGTCCGGCTCGGCCAGGGTGATGTTGGACCGGGTCCGTCCGGTGATCGGGACGGCGACCATGTCCACCCCCTCGGCCCTGAGAAGGTCGACCAGCTGCTCGCCCTCGGCGCCGCCGGTCGGCACCACCGCGGTGGAGCGCACCCCATTGGCCAGCAGCGCCCGCGAGACGTTGACACCCTTGCCGCCCGGGTCGATGTGCGAGTCTCCGGCCCGCAGCACCTCGCCGCGGACCAGCGCGTCGACCTCGAGCGCCCGGTCGACGCTCGGGTTCAGGGTGACCGTGAGAATCATGCCTGCACCATCCGCACTCCGGTGGCCTCTACCTCGGCCGCCAGCTCGTGATCCAGCCCGGTGTCGGTGATCAGCAGATCGAGGTCGTCGAGACCACCGAACCGGGCCAGATAGTCATTTCCGATCTTCGTGTGGTCGGCCAGCAACACCACCCGGCGGGCCGCGGCGATCATCGCCCGCTTGACCGCCGCCTCGGCCGGGTCCGGGGTGGTCATGCCGCGCTCGACCGAAAGGCCGTTGGCGCCCATGAAGGCGACGTCCACATACATCTCGGACAGTGGTCGCAGCGCCCAGTCGTCCACCGTGGCCAGCGTCTTGCCACGGACCCGGCCGCCGAGCAGCAGCACCGTCAGGTTCGGCTTGAGCCCCAGCATGGCGGCCAGGACCGGGGAGTTCACCACGACGGTGAGCTCGCGATCCGCGGGCAGGAGCTGGGCCAGGCGCGCCGTGGTCGTCCCCGCGTCCAGGATGATCGCGCCATCCTCCGGGATCTCGGCCAGCGCGGCCTTGGCGATCCGCTCCTTCTCGCTGATCAGCACGGCGTCGCGGGTGGCCAGCGCCGGCTCGAAGCCGAGGCGCTCGACCGGGATGGCGCCGCCGTGCACCCGGCGCAGCACGCCGGCACGTTCCAGCACGGTCAGGTCGCGCCGGATCGTCTCGGCGGTGACCGTCAAGCTGTCCGCCAGCGCCACCACGTCGACACGACCCTCCAGGCGGGCACGCCGCACGATCTCCTGCTGCCGTTCCTCCGCGTACATCCGCTCACCGCCCGGGCCTTGATTTGGTTTCGTCTTTGTTTACGCCCGCTTCTGCCCGAGCGCAATATGTCAAAGAGATTTCGCTCTCCTTATGGGTCCTGTGGCCTATCACCAAAGTGGTAAGAGTGGGCAAGTCGCCCGCACCGGACGGTAGGCTTGAGAAGATCATGAATGCCCGGTTGTGTTGATTTTTGCCCTTGAGCAGCGGCGGGAGGGGTGGTTGCGGTGGCCGGCGGCGCTGCTGCGTACCGGTGAGGTCAGGGGTACCCGGGCGCCCCGCCCGCCGGGACGCCCCGCCTTCCGCGACACCCTTCCCGCCGGGACGCCCTGACCTTCGGGACGCCCCACTCAGCGACCCGACCGCCGGACCGCCCGCCCCACTCAGCAACCCCCGTGGAACAGCGCCTCGCCGACGCCTCGACCCACCAGATAAACACGCAGATCGATGGCCTGCAGCACTGGCTTGCGACGAGCGATCGTCCGGCTCGGGCCGGATCGAGCCGGTGCAGATCCGTCCACGAAAAGCGTGAGAAGCGCGGAGGAATCCATAATCTCCGAAGTCGGTCCGGCGACGAGCTCGCCGCGGACCAGGATGGCAGATCCGAGGAAAAGCCCAGATCACGCCGCTCCGAATAATGCGCGCGGTGCGCCGGAAGGCCGGCATCCGCTCCAACTGCCCCGGTACGGCCGACGGCGATCGCCTGCGCGATCACGCCACGCGACCCCGGCCGGCACTGACAATCGTTATTGCGCCGGAATAGCACCGCCGCCACCAGCCGGACTCCCCGGGCCGGGGCCGACGGTCGTAATACACACCGCAACCACCAACCCGACTCCCCAAGCTGGACCGGACGGTCGTCATGCGCATCGGATTGCCACCGCCATCGCCAGCTGAGCGGCCCGGGCTGGTGCTGGCGGTTGTTGTTTCGCCGGATACCCGCCCGGCGGTGGGCGGACGCGATCTCATATCCGGGAGGTGTCCGCCAGGCGGGTACCGTGCCACGGAGATATGGACACGTGGCGGCGAACGGGCGGAACGCACGGATGCCCGTGACCGAGGCTCCACGCCGTCCACCCGCCCGTCGGACACCACCGGGCGGAAGTCACAGCGCCGGTCGGGCAGCGAGCTGACCGCGTGACGTGACCGGATCGGATCAGCGAGCGCCGGTCCGCTACGACGTACGAGGCGCATCCCGTCGTGACCGGCACGCCGCGATGCGGTCGGCTTCCGCCGGCGCTGGAAGCCGCGCACCGCAACGCCGGGCTCCTACATGCTGCCCCCGACGCGCACACCACGACACCCGGCGCGGACGCCGCGTCGGTCCGCGCGCCGCGACACGCGGGGCGGACGCCGCGAGACACCCGCGCACCGCCACAGCCTCCGTACACCCTGACGCCGCAGCAGCCACCGGGGCGGGGCGTGGCGGGACGCCTGCGGACGGGACGGCGCGGGTCGTACCGGGAAAGGGTCAGCCCTGCGCCGGGATGTGCGGCGGCAGGCCCAGGGTCTTGCGGATCGCGGCCTGCACCTCGTCGACCGGCGGGCGCCCGTCGACGTCGTGGACGACCTCCTTGCGGCGGAAGAGTTCGAGCACCGGGCGGGTCTTCTCGTGGTATTCGCGCAGCCGGGCCTCGAGCGCCTCCGGGGTGTCGTCGGCACGCGTGACCAGTTCGTGGCCGCAGATGTCGCAGCGGCCCTCCTGCTCCGGGCGGTCCGCGATCAGGTTGTAGTCCATGCCGCAGCTGGGGCAGAGGCGCCGGCTCAGGACCCGGCGGCGCACCTCGTCGTCGGGCAGTTCGAGGTGGATCACCGCGTCCAGGTCGTAGCTCTCCATGAAGAACTCGGCCTGCCGGCCGTTGCGCGGGAAGCCGTCGATGACGAAGCCGTAGTTCCAGTCGTGCCGCTCCAGGCGGCTGCGGACCACCGCCTCCACCAGGTCGTCGTCGACCAGCTCGCCGGCCGCCATGATCCGCCGGACCTGGGCGCCGAGCTTGGTGTGGTTGCGGACGTTCCAGCGGAAGATGTCGCCGACGCCGATGTGCGTCAGGTCGAGGCCGCGGGCGAGCAGCTGGCCCTGGGTGCCCTTGCCGCTGCCCTGGACGCCCATGATCACGTACTTGCGCATGTGGGTATCTCCGAGTGGGGGGTCAGTCCGCCGCGCCGATCCGCAGCGGGCCGGGCGCGGGCCCGGTCAACGTGGTGGGATCGACGCTCCAGGCGCCGGCCACCCGGAACACGTCGCGCTCGGCCACCAGCACGGTGGCCTCCTCGTCGAGCGTGCCGGGCAGGCCGGCCTCCCGCTCGGCCGGCCCGGGCTCGCCGAACCACGAGGTGACCTCGCCGGTCTGGCCGACGTACCCGAACGCGCGCACGAGATCACCTTTCACCGCGCGCTGCCATCGATGCAACTCGGTCACCCGGTGCGTCGCGAAGTATTGCACCTCGGTGTCGAGCGTGGCGGAGAGCGCGACCACGTCCGGGCCGGGACTCATCAGCCAGTGGCCGGCGGCGAGCACCCAGGACGTGCCACGGGCGCCGGGCAGCGGCGGGGTCACCGCGACCCGGTCGCCGGTCAGGTGCGCCAGGTCGAGCCCGTCGCGCCAGCGGACCGGGCCGAGGTCGCGCAGGCCCAGCGCGGTGAGCACGGCTTCCGGTGCGGCGCCCGCGACCGCGAGCCAGGCCTGCTTGCCGCCGAAACCGGCCATGACGTCCGTTTCCATACCCGCAACGCTATCCCGTTGTCCGATTATGCCCAGCCATAGTCCCCTCGGAGCCGGGTCGCCACCCGGTCGAAGCGAGCCCGGTCCAGGATCGCGCCCTCGCGGCGGATGCCGTCCTCCTCGACCTCCAGCACCCGGTCCAGGCGGATCCAGCTGGGGCGCTGGGTCCGGTCCCAGTCGCCGGCGCCGAGGGCGAGCCAGTTGCGCTGCCCGTCGCGCTCGCCCTGGCTGGAGAGCATCAGCCCGAGCAGGGTGCGGCCGTCCCGGCCGACGACCAGCACCGGGCGGTCCTTGCCCTGGGCCGGGTCATCCTCATAGGGCACCCAGGTCCAGACGATCTCCCCGGGGTCGGCGTCGCCGTCCAGGTCGGGGGCGTAGGCGACGGTGCGGCCGCGCTGCTCGGTGGGAACCTGCCGGGGCGGGCGCGGGGCCGGCGCCGGGCCACGCCGCGCCGGAGGCTTCGACGCCGCGCCGGGGCGCGCGGCCTCGGCGGACCGGCGCGGGCCGGGCGATGCGGCGGACCCGCGCGGGCCGGGCGATGCGGGCCGGCGGGGCGCCGGAGCCGGGGTCGGGGTCGCGGACGGGCGGGCGGCTGCCGGGGGCGGCGCGCTGCGGGTGCGGGCCTCGCCCCGCGGCGCCGGCTCCGCCGGCCCGCCGAACAACCGGCGCAGGAGGGACTTCAGCATTTCGAGCACCGCTGAACCTTACGGCCTTCGACGGACGGTACGGCCGGACAGTATGGCGATACAGTCCCCGACGGATCCCCGGCCCGGAAGGATGCACACCATGACGCGCTACGGACCGATGTACGGGCCGGACTACACGTTCCTCGGGATCCCGGCCTGCGACTGGCAGGTGCCGGAGACGTACTCGGACGCCGACGTGGTGATCATCGGCGCGCCGTTCGACGGCGGCACCTCGCACCGCCCGGGGGCCCGGTTCGGCCCGCAGGTCATCCGCGGCACCGATTACCTGGCGCACGACGGCTCCCGCCCGCACCTGGCGATGCGGGTCGACGCGCTGGGGACCGACCTGACCGTCAGGGACGCCGGTGATCTGGAGGTGTTCAGCGGCGAGATCGAGCGCAGCTGCCGCACCATCGCCGAGGCGGTCGGCCTCGTCGCCCGGAACGGGGCGATCCCGCTGATCCTCGGCGGCGACCACACCGTCACCTGGCCGGACGTGACCGGGGTGGCCAGCGCCCACGGGCCGGGCCGGATCTCGGTGATCCACTTCGACGCGCACGCGGACACCGGCGACATCGAGTTCGGTTCGCTCTACGGCCACGGCCAGCCGATGCGCCGGCTGATCGAGTCCGGGGCGGTGCGCGGCGACCGGTTCCTGCAGCTGGGCCTGCGCGGCTACTGGCCCGGCCCGGACGTGCTGGACTGGATGGCCGACCAGCGGATGAACTCGTTCCACATGAGCGAGATCGTCGAACGTGGTCTGGACGCGGTGCTCAGCAGCGCGTTCGAGATCGCCCTGGACGGCTGCGACGGCGTCTTCCTCTCGGTCGACATCGACGTCTGCGACCCCGGGCACGCGCCCGGCACCGGCACCCCGGAACCGGGTGGCTTCACCGCCCGGCAGCTGCTCGACAGCGTCTCGCGGATCTGCCACGAGCTGCCGGTGGTCGGCATGGACATCGTCGAGGTGTCGCCGCCGTTCGACCACGCCGAGATCACCGCGCTGCTGGGCAACCGGGTCGTGCTGGAGGCGCTCTCCGGGATGGCGCGGCGGCGCAAGGACGGCGACGGGCCCCGCTGGTCACGGTCGACGCCGTTGCTGCGGGGGCGCGGCGGCGGCACGCCGGAGCGGGCGCAGGTGGATTAGCCCGGCCGGTGGGCGGGGCGCTGTCCCGCGGCGCAGGCGTTATCCCGCGGCGTAGGCGTTATCCCGCGGCGCAGGCGCGAACCCACCGCGCAGACGCGAACCCGCCCCGCGGCCACGCATCCGCCCGGGTGTCGACCGGATCAGCCGACGAAGTCCTGTGTCATCCAGGTGATGCCCTTGTCGTCGCGGACCACGCTGAGGCCGATCCGGGTGAAGCTGGTGGACAGCAGGTTCTTGCGGTGCCCGTCGTTCGGCGGCACCTCGGCGAGCATCGAGTCGGTCAGGCCGTTCGCCGCCTTGACCATGTCGGCCGCGCTGCTGCCGCTGGAGCCGTACCCGATGTTCTCGCCG is a genomic window of Actinoplanes teichomyceticus ATCC 31121 containing:
- a CDS encoding adenylate kinase family protein, with the protein product MRKYVIMGVQGSGKGTQGQLLARGLDLTHIGVGDIFRWNVRNHTKLGAQVRRIMAAGELVDDDLVEAVVRSRLERHDWNYGFVIDGFPRNGRQAEFFMESYDLDAVIHLELPDDEVRRRVLSRRLCPSCGMDYNLIADRPEQEGRCDICGHELVTRADDTPEALEARLREYHEKTRPVLELFRRKEVVHDVDGRPPVDEVQAAIRKTLGLPPHIPAQG
- a CDS encoding type II toxin-antitoxin system PemK/MazF family toxin: MLKSLLRRLFGGPAEPAPRGEARTRSAPPPAAARPSATPTPAPAPRRPASPGPRGSAASPGPRRSAEAARPGAASKPPARRGPAPAPRPPRQVPTEQRGRTVAYAPDLDGDADPGEIVWTWVPYEDDPAQGKDRPVLVVGRDGRTLLGLMLSSQGERDGQRNWLALGAGDWDRTQRPSWIRLDRVLEVEEDGIRREGAILDRARFDRVATRLRGDYGWA
- the speB gene encoding agmatinase gives rise to the protein MTRYGPMYGPDYTFLGIPACDWQVPETYSDADVVIIGAPFDGGTSHRPGARFGPQVIRGTDYLAHDGSRPHLAMRVDALGTDLTVRDAGDLEVFSGEIERSCRTIAEAVGLVARNGAIPLILGGDHTVTWPDVTGVASAHGPGRISVIHFDAHADTGDIEFGSLYGHGQPMRRLIESGAVRGDRFLQLGLRGYWPGPDVLDWMADQRMNSFHMSEIVERGLDAVLSSAFEIALDGCDGVFLSVDIDVCDPGHAPGTGTPEPGGFTARQLLDSVSRICHELPVVGMDIVEVSPPFDHAEITALLGNRVVLEALSGMARRRKDGDGPRWSRSTPLLRGRGGGTPERAQVD
- the pfkB gene encoding 1-phosphofructokinase, which gives rise to MILTVTLNPSVDRALEVDALVRGEVLRAGDSHIDPGGKGVNVSRALLANGVRSTAVVPTGGAEGEQLVDLLRAEGVDMVAVPITGRTRSNITLAEPDGTVTKINEAGPVLSTDEFAQVSDAVLAAAQGSEWVVICGSLPPGPSVAAFAALCERLVAAGARLAVDSSGPALLAGVNAGATLVKPNREELAEAAGAELTTLGDVLDACERLRKAGAGTVLASLGADGAVLVEQSGVLTGKSPVSVPRSTVGAGDAMLAGFLAAGARGEAALIEGLAWGAAAVSLPGSRMPRPQDLDRTTIRIDSDPDPSRPLGRD
- a CDS encoding DeoR/GlpR family DNA-binding transcription regulator, producing the protein MYAEERQQEIVRRARLEGRVDVVALADSLTVTAETIRRDLTVLERAGVLRRVHGGAIPVERLGFEPALATRDAVLISEKERIAKAALAEIPEDGAIILDAGTTTARLAQLLPADRELTVVVNSPVLAAMLGLKPNLTVLLLGGRVRGKTLATVDDWALRPLSEMYVDVAFMGANGLSVERGMTTPDPAEAAVKRAMIAAARRVVLLADHTKIGNDYLARFGGLDDLDLLITDTGLDHELAAEVEATGVRMVQA